In one window of Desulfovibrio sp. DNA:
- a CDS encoding gluconate:H+ symporter: MGTAQAFGIGYSMTMLAIAIAIVIVLCIWFKIHAFVSLTTASLFLALTHNMELAKIVVAFEGGLGKTLGFLAPILALGAILGKLMEVSGAAERLARTLIRILGQSRAHWAMMIVGYVCGIPVFLQVGIILLTPLMFSIVKESKLPLIQVGMALVVALTTVHCIVPPHPAAMAVTDLLKADVGKVIFFGLLVGLPAACVAGPMYGKFIAKRLPAVPLTGAYAGTEPRKESELPPFGRTLFVVLLPLLLMIAKTVVELSIDKQNPPSYMTYVNFIGTPMIALFISAIVAYFVLGLGRGFTWDQLGRFSEAGMAPLASIMLVIGAAGALNQIITDSGVGLVLKQVLTSIHISPLILAWVIAITLRFALGSATVSMMTAAGLILPVLSANPNLDPALMAIVIGAGAIGASHVTDSGFWFVKESLGIPMGSMYATYTAGTTIAAVLGLGGTLLLQLFL; this comes from the coding sequence ATGGGAACTGCCCAAGCCTTTGGTATTGGCTATTCAATGACAATGCTGGCCATTGCCATTGCCATAGTCATCGTACTGTGTATATGGTTCAAGATTCACGCCTTTGTTTCCCTTACAACCGCAAGCCTGTTCCTCGCGCTGACGCACAATATGGAACTGGCGAAAATTGTCGTGGCCTTTGAAGGCGGCCTTGGCAAAACCCTGGGTTTTCTTGCGCCCATTCTTGCCCTTGGAGCCATCCTCGGCAAGCTGATGGAAGTTTCGGGCGCTGCCGAAAGGCTGGCACGGACGCTCATTCGTATCCTTGGGCAGTCCAGGGCGCACTGGGCCATGATGATTGTCGGTTACGTCTGCGGCATCCCTGTGTTTCTGCAGGTGGGCATCATTCTTTTGACGCCCCTCATGTTCTCCATTGTCAAGGAATCCAAGCTGCCCCTCATCCAGGTGGGTATGGCGCTTGTGGTGGCCCTGACCACGGTGCACTGCATCGTGCCGCCGCATCCTGCGGCCATGGCCGTCACCGACCTGCTCAAGGCTGATGTGGGCAAGGTCATCTTCTTTGGCCTCCTTGTGGGTCTGCCCGCCGCCTGCGTTGCCGGGCCCATGTATGGCAAGTTCATTGCCAAGCGTCTGCCCGCCGTTCCCCTGACCGGCGCGTACGCTGGCACCGAACCCCGCAAGGAATCGGAATTGCCGCCCTTCGGCAGAACCCTCTTCGTGGTGCTGCTGCCCCTGCTGCTCATGATTGCCAAGACCGTCGTGGAACTGAGCATCGACAAGCAGAATCCGCCTTCCTACATGACCTATGTGAACTTCATCGGCACGCCCATGATCGCCCTGTTCATCTCGGCCATAGTGGCCTACTTTGTGTTGGGCCTTGGCCGTGGTTTCACCTGGGATCAGCTGGGACGCTTCAGTGAAGCCGGCATGGCTCCCCTGGCCTCCATCATGCTCGTCATCGGCGCGGCTGGCGCGCTTAACCAGATTATCACCGACAGCGGCGTGGGTCTTGTGCTCAAGCAGGTGCTGACCAGCATCCACATCAGCCCCCTGATTCTCGCCTGGGTTATTGCCATCACCTTGCGCTTTGCTCTGGGCAGCGCCACAGTGTCCATGATGACTGCGGCGGGGCTTATCCTGCCTGTACTCAGCGCCAATCCCAACCTTGATCCGGCGCTCATGGCCATTGTTATTGGCGCTGGCGCCATCGGCGCTTCGCACGTGACGGACTCCGGCTTCTGGTTCGTCAAGGAATCGCTTGGCATCCCCATGGGTTCCATGTATGCGACCTATACGGCCGGTACGACCATTGCGGCCGTGCTTGGCCTTGGCGGCACGCTTTTGCTGCAATTGTTCCTTTAG
- a CDS encoding glycerate kinase yields the protein MKIVIAPDSYKECLSALQVATFIELGFREVFPHADYVKVPVADGGEGTVEAMVEATGGQRIAVTVKGPLGEPVEAFYGLTGDGSTAVIEMATASGLGLVPPEKRNPLKTTSYGTGELIRSALDAGARKFILGIGGSATNEGGAGMLQALGVRLLDADGQEIEPTGLGLGRLARIDMSTFDERLKDCVIDVACDVDNPLCGPRGASAIFGPQKGATPELVQQLDGYLRNFAAITLRDLGVDMSDISGAGAAGGMGGGMYAFLGGRLRPGSEIVTEAVGLDAVVRDADLVITGEGRIDGQTAFGKAPVGVARVAKLHGKPVIAIGGSLRHDADVVHEHGIDAVFSILSSPCTIAEALDAGENNLRTAARNIAASIAIGSQLGAVASTGK from the coding sequence ATGAAAATTGTTATTGCGCCGGACTCGTACAAGGAGTGCCTGTCAGCCCTGCAGGTGGCCACGTTCATTGAGTTGGGCTTTCGAGAAGTGTTTCCGCATGCCGATTATGTCAAGGTTCCTGTGGCCGACGGCGGCGAGGGCACGGTGGAGGCCATGGTTGAGGCCACCGGCGGCCAGCGCATCGCCGTGACGGTCAAAGGCCCGCTGGGCGAACCCGTGGAGGCTTTTTACGGACTTACGGGTGATGGCAGCACGGCTGTCATCGAAATGGCCACTGCCAGCGGCCTGGGCCTTGTGCCGCCGGAAAAACGCAACCCCCTGAAAACCACAAGCTACGGCACTGGCGAGCTTATCCGCTCCGCCCTCGACGCCGGGGCCCGTAAATTCATTCTCGGCATCGGCGGCAGCGCCACCAACGAAGGCGGAGCAGGCATGCTTCAGGCCCTTGGCGTGCGGCTGCTGGATGCCGACGGGCAGGAAATCGAACCCACCGGTCTTGGTCTTGGCAGACTGGCCCGCATCGACATGTCCACTTTTGACGAAAGGCTGAAAGACTGCGTCATTGATGTGGCTTGCGATGTGGATAATCCCCTGTGCGGCCCGCGCGGCGCGTCGGCCATCTTTGGCCCGCAAAAAGGCGCTACGCCGGAACTGGTGCAGCAGCTTGACGGCTACCTCAGAAATTTTGCCGCCATTACGCTTCGCGACCTTGGCGTGGATATGTCCGACATCTCGGGCGCTGGCGCAGCCGGCGGCATGGGCGGCGGCATGTACGCCTTTCTTGGGGGGCGTCTGCGCCCCGGAAGCGAGATTGTGACCGAGGCCGTGGGCCTGGATGCTGTGGTGCGTGACGCTGATCTTGTCATTACCGGCGAGGGCCGCATTGACGGACAAACGGCCTTTGGCAAGGCCCCTGTGGGTGTTGCCCGCGTTGCCAAGCTTCACGGCAAGCCTGTCATCGCCATCGGCGGCTCGCTGCGGCATGATGCCGATGTTGTGCATGAGCACGGCATTGACGCGGTGTTCAGCATTCTTTCCAGCCCATGCACCATTGCCGAAGCTCTGGACGCGGGGGAGAACAACCTGCGCACTGCGGCCCGCAATATCGCCGCGAGCATTGCCATTGGAAGTCAGCTCGGCGCTGTGGCCAGTACGGGAAAATAG
- a CDS encoding DUF4401 domain-containing protein has product MNIQSPEHASSSKDALPPLSRNSLSLLCDSGRISPSAWSRALDFCGFRPDGNAWLTYWRQVFLLGGVLFFLAGIICFIAWNWDDMQPFARMAFVGGIVASAGIGSVVVGPDSRPGQALLLACGVAMGPMLAVFGQTYQTGAELWELFRVWTVLLLALALVGRQAGLWFAAWLSGNVLIALWLGRNLTAPFDAFSQFFAIPEWLVAIACAILLWEWAAQRAVRKDAQSWLRSRWLPRLLFLDLAARTSCYLIEGIFHSYRWSDAWQLWLPPQLVPFFAVALAGIAWWWYRKKEPDLFMLATLLGSGTVVLLAALAEAELFFGLGVVGAFLFWGLLVTGLTAGLAKMLLHLQKAMSAEESEKPARIIHLPSFLGRACPGVSWQMLRENLQAHGEDLRDDPTPDAKEPYSPWYIKLLLALGGWLAAVLFMCFMGLLLFQTLNISSHEELTIFIVSVPVLLWGRAMLAGDKLFSRHFGFALAIAGTSGIAIALFLGLDSVIAACFVLAALLAVISVFMRNVAYTFLSSIGIVGCVGQGISNLIFTSARQGFADSVRLDIALLLPPLWWALLSLGLACFCLQEKRWRGTMRGQTADAWFFGAYTGMLVIQIWSLGLSYGLGAILDLPIFGSGGMGLGAAAGMTVLILFLTKKQSLTARVASMASIPLLFAFGWYLPGAALALLGLVMARQMGNAVMQGAVLVYFFAYMIFYYYNLAIPFSTKSTYLVASGLVLLLLALVLRVWQTKSSIEEAGRA; this is encoded by the coding sequence ATGAATATACAATCCCCAGAACATGCCTCCAGTTCCAAAGACGCTTTACCGCCTCTGTCCCGCAATTCCCTGAGCCTCTTATGTGATTCGGGCCGTATTTCGCCTTCCGCATGGTCTCGGGCTCTTGATTTTTGCGGTTTCCGGCCCGACGGCAATGCCTGGCTGACCTACTGGCGTCAGGTTTTTCTGCTTGGCGGAGTTCTTTTTTTCCTGGCAGGAATCATCTGTTTTATCGCCTGGAACTGGGATGACATGCAGCCTTTTGCGCGCATGGCGTTTGTGGGGGGGATTGTGGCCAGTGCGGGCATCGGGTCTGTGGTCGTGGGGCCGGATTCGCGCCCCGGACAGGCTCTGCTGCTGGCCTGCGGTGTGGCAATGGGGCCGATGCTGGCCGTATTCGGCCAGACCTACCAGACAGGAGCGGAACTATGGGAACTGTTCAGGGTTTGGACTGTGCTGCTGCTCGCACTTGCGCTTGTGGGCAGGCAGGCTGGCCTGTGGTTTGCCGCCTGGCTTTCGGGCAATGTGTTAATCGCCTTGTGGCTTGGGCGTAACCTTACAGCACCCTTTGACGCCTTCAGCCAGTTTTTTGCGATTCCTGAATGGCTGGTGGCCATTGCGTGCGCCATACTCCTTTGGGAATGGGCGGCACAAAGGGCTGTGCGAAAAGACGCGCAGAGCTGGTTGCGGTCGCGGTGGCTTCCCCGGCTGCTTTTTCTTGATTTGGCCGCCCGGACGTCATGTTACCTGATTGAAGGGATTTTTCATTCATACAGATGGTCTGATGCATGGCAGTTGTGGCTGCCGCCCCAGCTTGTTCCCTTTTTTGCCGTAGCACTGGCCGGGATTGCCTGGTGGTGGTACAGAAAAAAAGAGCCCGACCTCTTTATGCTGGCGACATTGCTCGGATCAGGCACGGTTGTTCTGCTTGCTGCCCTGGCTGAGGCCGAGCTGTTTTTTGGTCTTGGGGTTGTTGGCGCATTCCTGTTTTGGGGCCTGCTTGTTACCGGCCTCACGGCCGGGCTGGCGAAGATGCTGCTGCACCTGCAAAAAGCCATGTCGGCGGAAGAAAGTGAAAAACCCGCGCGTATCATCCACTTGCCATCGTTTTTGGGGCGCGCCTGCCCCGGCGTTTCGTGGCAGATGCTGCGGGAGAATCTTCAGGCCCATGGCGAGGATCTGCGCGACGATCCCACGCCAGACGCAAAAGAGCCGTACTCGCCCTGGTATATCAAGCTGTTGCTGGCCTTGGGCGGTTGGCTGGCGGCCGTTCTTTTTATGTGCTTTATGGGTTTGTTGCTGTTTCAAACCCTGAATATCAGTTCACACGAAGAATTGACCATTTTCATTGTTTCTGTGCCTGTGCTGCTTTGGGGCCGGGCCATGCTGGCTGGCGACAAGCTGTTTTCACGGCATTTTGGCTTTGCGCTGGCAATCGCAGGCACGTCTGGAATCGCCATTGCGCTGTTTCTCGGCCTCGACAGTGTGATTGCTGCATGCTTTGTGCTTGCTGCGCTGCTTGCCGTCATCAGCGTTTTCATGCGTAACGTCGCGTACACATTTTTGTCGTCCATTGGCATTGTGGGCTGCGTGGGCCAAGGCATTTCAAATTTGATCTTTACAAGCGCGAGGCAGGGTTTTGCGGACTCCGTGAGGCTTGATATCGCTCTCTTGTTGCCTCCGCTTTGGTGGGCCTTGCTGAGTCTGGGCCTTGCCTGTTTTTGCCTGCAGGAAAAACGCTGGCGCGGCACAATGCGCGGGCAAACCGCTGACGCATGGTTTTTTGGCGCATATACGGGCATGCTTGTGATTCAGATATGGAGCCTTGGTTTGTCCTATGGTCTTGGAGCTATTTTGGATCTGCCGATTTTTGGATCAGGAGGCATGGGCTTGGGGGCAGCCGCAGGCATGACGGTTCTGATCCTGTTTTTAACCAAGAAGCAGAGTTTGACCGCGCGCGTGGCGAGCATGGCCAGCATTCCCCTGCTTTTTGCGTTTGGCTGGTATTTGCCGGGGGCGGCTTTGGCGCTTTTGGGCCTCGTTATGGCACGGCAGATGGGCAACGCAGTTATGCAGGGAGCCGTGCTGGTGTATTTTTTTGCGTACATGATCTTTTACTATTACAATCTTGCAATACCATTTTCTACCAAGTCCACCTATCTCGTCGCATCCGGGCTTGTTTTGCTGTTGCTGGCCCTGGTTTTGCGGGTCTGGCAGACAAAATCATCCATAGAGGAGGCGGGCCGTGCGTAA
- a CDS encoding GDYXXLXY domain-containing protein: protein MRKIYILLVLGLFFAGYAVSVQRMETVLADGKTILLPLAPRDPRALLMGDYMDLRYTVNDHIRDALREAKTASGTDVGAEGLAVLRVRHEPVAQAADFVRLDDGRPLQNDEFYLAYKLRGHRVITAATAYYFQEGTARHYESARFGQFKVAANGKTILVGLCNTGGKLIQPQKNDEKKSQY, encoded by the coding sequence GTGCGTAAAATCTATATCCTGCTTGTACTGGGGCTGTTTTTTGCTGGTTACGCCGTTTCTGTACAGCGCATGGAAACAGTGCTTGCTGACGGCAAAACAATCCTGCTGCCTCTTGCTCCCCGTGACCCGCGCGCCTTGCTCATGGGCGACTATATGGACCTCAGGTATACGGTGAATGATCACATCCGTGACGCGCTGCGTGAGGCGAAAACCGCATCCGGCACGGACGTTGGGGCTGAAGGGCTCGCCGTGCTGCGGGTGCGCCATGAGCCTGTAGCGCAGGCGGCGGACTTTGTCAGGCTGGACGATGGCAGGCCCTTGCAGAACGATGAATTCTATCTGGCCTACAAGCTCCGCGGGCACAGGGTCATAACTGCGGCCACTGCATATTATTTTCAGGAAGGAACCGCGCGGCACTATGAAAGTGCCCGCTTCGGCCAGTTCAAGGTTGCCGCAAATGGAAAAACGATTCTGGTCGGGCTTTGCAACACTGGGGGAAAACTGATCCAGCCTCAGAAGAATGACGAGAAAAAAAGTCAATACTGA
- a CDS encoding peroxiredoxin gives MQEVNENKELCSVQLGHKIKDFSFFTYNPVTDSFEEHSFSEYSLLRKWIILYFYPADFTFVCPTELADIGKYCKQLKDMDVEIISISTDSKFTHLAWCKAERLLSSVNFQMASDTTGEIAQFFGVYDKEAGTALRGTFIINPDSVLVGSEINFYNVGRNAAELMRKMQAYVYVEKHPHQACPAAWKEGETALTPSEDMVGRVADFMTNKQD, from the coding sequence ATGCAAGAAGTTAATGAAAACAAAGAGTTGTGTTCAGTTCAGCTGGGACATAAAATTAAAGATTTTTCGTTTTTTACGTATAATCCGGTAACAGACAGCTTTGAAGAACACAGTTTTTCCGAATATAGCCTGCTGCGCAAATGGATAATTCTTTATTTTTATCCTGCTGACTTTACCTTTGTCTGCCCCACAGAGCTGGCTGACATTGGTAAATATTGCAAACAGCTTAAAGATATGGATGTTGAGATTATTTCCATCTCCACTGACTCAAAATTTACGCATCTTGCATGGTGCAAGGCCGAGCGACTGCTCAGCAGCGTCAATTTTCAAATGGCCTCTGACACAACCGGCGAAATTGCACAATTTTTTGGCGTCTACGACAAAGAAGCAGGAACTGCCCTGCGCGGCACGTTTATCATAAACCCCGACTCCGTATTGGTTGGCTCAGAGATCAACTTTTACAATGTTGGGAGAAACGCGGCTGAGTTAATGAGAAAAATGCAGGCCTATGTGTATGTTGAAAAGCATCCCCATCAGGCATGCCCCGCCGCCTGGAAAGAAGGCGAGACGGCTTTGACCCCCTCTGAAGATATGGTCGGCCGGGTTGCTGATTTTATGACAAATAAGCAGGATTGA
- a CDS encoding V4R domain-containing protein has translation MTAERKYTFSWSTIGEKLAIARPSLGPTTRIEVYRLLQYTLRDVLEEELGHQKTDDMFRKAGAIAGREFYNKFCLESEDISSLVTTIEEKFKELGIGIFRVESINLEDMSFTLNVEEDLDCSGLPDTSEQICVYDEGFIQGILESYTGKKFKVREVDCWCTGARTCRFSANAVG, from the coding sequence ATGACAGCTGAAAGAAAATATACGTTTTCCTGGAGCACCATAGGCGAAAAATTGGCCATTGCACGGCCAAGCCTTGGTCCGACAACGCGCATTGAGGTTTACAGGTTGCTTCAATACACGTTGCGTGATGTACTTGAAGAAGAGTTAGGGCATCAGAAGACAGATGATATGTTCCGCAAGGCAGGCGCCATTGCCGGAAGAGAGTTTTACAACAAATTTTGTCTGGAGTCTGAGGACATTTCCAGCCTGGTAACGACCATTGAAGAGAAGTTTAAAGAACTTGGCATTGGCATCTTTCGGGTTGAATCCATCAACCTGGAAGATATGTCCTTTACCTTGAATGTTGAAGAAGACCTTGACTGCTCTGGGCTTCCTGACACAAGCGAACAGATTTGTGTTTATGATGAAGGATTTATTCAAGGTATTCTTGAAAGTTACACAGGCAAAAAATTTAAGGTTCGTGAAGTTGACTGCTGGTGCACAGGCGCTAGAACTTGCCGGTTCAGTGCCAATGCTGTTGGTTAA
- a CDS encoding GGDEF domain-containing protein yields MSDSDRVKVAHMVLAYAAKLLDAMEPPPIPEEFAGDKAFIQFHEKALALRDIAASFARGDLSQPIEMRGVVAGSCKALQANLRHMAWKVQQVEKGDYTQRMDFMGDFSSSFNNMVVQLETTIEALQQKEEALTSLAVSLQEEVKRRSATLLKLKKSEAEFKYLAQHDPLTGAFNRRSFFALTQESLVSSIALKKDCCFCLLDIDYFKAFNDTHGHIEGDKALKFVADTAQSSLRQTDIMGRYGGEEFIFFFSDADLAQGYAAAERIRSAIESSSLELDDGTTVSLRASLGVAGLLASWADTHSCSALQAHVIRLADEALYQAKGEGRNRVCTAELKGLS; encoded by the coding sequence ATGAGCGATAGCGATCGCGTCAAAGTTGCCCACATGGTTCTTGCTTATGCCGCAAAACTGCTTGATGCGATGGAACCTCCGCCAATTCCAGAGGAATTTGCTGGGGATAAAGCGTTTATTCAGTTTCATGAAAAAGCCCTGGCCCTCCGCGACATAGCGGCTTCATTTGCCAGGGGCGACCTCTCGCAACCTATTGAAATGCGAGGGGTTGTCGCAGGTTCTTGCAAGGCCTTGCAGGCCAATTTGCGGCATATGGCCTGGAAGGTGCAGCAGGTTGAAAAGGGCGATTACACCCAGCGAATGGATTTTATGGGTGACTTTTCATCATCGTTCAACAATATGGTGGTGCAGCTTGAAACGACTATCGAGGCTTTGCAGCAAAAAGAAGAAGCTCTGACAAGCCTTGCAGTCTCCCTCCAGGAGGAAGTGAAGCGGCGCAGCGCCACGCTGCTGAAACTGAAAAAAAGTGAAGCCGAGTTCAAGTATCTTGCGCAGCATGATCCGCTCACTGGCGCTTTTAACCGCCGTTCTTTTTTTGCACTTACACAGGAAAGTCTGGTCAGTTCAATCGCTTTGAAAAAGGATTGCTGCTTCTGCCTGCTGGATATCGACTATTTTAAGGCCTTCAATGATACCCACGGCCATATAGAAGGTGACAAAGCCTTGAAATTTGTGGCCGACACCGCTCAAAGCAGTTTGCGGCAAACGGATATTATGGGGCGGTACGGCGGCGAAGAGTTTATCTTTTTCTTTTCTGATGCCGATCTCGCACAAGGGTATGCCGCCGCAGAGAGAATCAGGTCTGCCATAGAAAGTTCATCCCTGGAGCTGGACGATGGCACAACTGTGTCTCTGCGTGCCAGTCTGGGGGTTGCCGGTTTGCTCGCCTCATGGGCCGACACGCACAGTTGCAGCGCCTTGCAGGCGCATGTCATCAGGCTTGCGGATGAGGCATTGTATC